A part of Streptomyces sp. NBC_01497 genomic DNA contains:
- a CDS encoding helix-turn-helix domain-containing protein, which produces MPPALTPGLSGTEGEASLPRVYRPEEIAETLGCSAWWVKDRARRRLIPHTRIGRSYRFTAGHLVEIVRLYEERPPQARTAAAAPAPVRPAARTAVPPPRTSGASAPSLRARPPRRALYDAVV; this is translated from the coding sequence ATACCCCCTGCCCTCACCCCTGGCCTCTCCGGCACTGAGGGCGAAGCCTCCCTGCCCCGCGTATACCGACCAGAGGAGATCGCCGAGACCCTCGGCTGCTCGGCCTGGTGGGTCAAGGACCGAGCCCGGCGCCGCCTCATCCCCCACACACGAATCGGTCGCTCCTACCGCTTCACCGCCGGCCACCTCGTCGAGATCGTCCGCCTCTACGAAGAGCGTCCTCCGCAAGCACGGACAGCGGCGGCTGCTCCCGCACCGGTACGGCCAGCTGCTCGAACCGCCGTGCCACCTCCCCGGACGTCCGGCGCCTCGGCGCCGAGCTTGCGCGCCCGGCCGCCTCGTCGGGCGCTGTACGACGCGGTCGTGTAG
- a CDS encoding RidA family protein has translation MSGTVEAAIAAAGLTLPDVAPPLAAYKPAVRSGVYVYTAGQLPLVEGKLPLTGKVGAEVTAEEAKELAATCALNALAAVKSVTGDLDRIARVVKVVGYVASAADFTGQPAVINGASELLARVLGEKGVHARSAVGVAVLPLDAPVEVEIQVELTED, from the coding sequence GTGAGCGGCACCGTCGAGGCGGCGATCGCCGCGGCGGGGCTGACCCTGCCGGACGTCGCGCCGCCGCTCGCCGCGTACAAGCCCGCCGTCCGCAGCGGCGTGTACGTCTACACGGCGGGCCAGCTCCCGCTCGTGGAGGGCAAGCTTCCGCTCACCGGCAAGGTGGGTGCGGAGGTCACCGCCGAGGAGGCCAAGGAGCTGGCGGCCACCTGCGCGCTGAACGCCCTCGCGGCAGTGAAATCCGTCACCGGCGACCTCGACCGCATCGCGCGCGTGGTGAAGGTCGTGGGGTACGTGGCGTCCGCCGCGGACTTCACCGGCCAGCCCGCAGTGATCAACGGCGCGAGCGAGCTGCTCGCCCGCGTCCTCGGTGAGAAGGGCGTACACGCGCGCAGCGCCGTGGGCGTCGCGGTACTGCCGCTGGACGCACCGGTCGAGGTCGAGATCCAGGTGGAACTGACCGAGGACTGA
- a CDS encoding LacI family DNA-binding transcriptional regulator — MGFAEKRATYWRGRYKVAPGKHLTVVDERGKAIKFATKGEAQRAASEAENKYRRGDWRDPALGQETFGEYANRWYASQDLAASTMQNYRRHIEEHLLPEFEDKALAGILRTDVDLWEKKEKAALYAASSVKTWRSTLHLIFEDAIDEGLIASNPAARRRGRGKRAGRSRDRGPEKVVTDPLGILLTAERAALLSGRDDEFVAVVLKGYTGMRWGEIVGLETGFARPGSVRVEWQLYELDTGELVRCPPKDDSYRTIDATDWLAALVANHVARTKPAPCPCHGKIYVFRGQGAARTGGHQGAKLVDVARRAGVSTGSVSNALNHPERVTEATRVKVEQAIADLGFVRGGVVPEHAAHWRRNGFATWLFTPAVSGWYPKKAPQEARPVPLLGEPWPGVPARGRGASDRADACWLPIAKGLTPHGLRHTHRTVMEDLGTEKVLMDERMGHIDGSVSARYAHVTPGMRKRLVLGLTERWETALDARLAMCPTSPVRVLNELLRARAVALR, encoded by the coding sequence TTGGGCTTCGCGGAGAAGCGCGCAACCTACTGGCGCGGCCGATACAAGGTCGCGCCCGGCAAGCACCTCACTGTCGTCGACGAACGCGGCAAGGCGATCAAGTTCGCCACCAAGGGCGAGGCGCAGCGCGCCGCGAGCGAGGCCGAGAACAAGTACCGGCGTGGCGACTGGCGCGACCCCGCGCTGGGACAGGAGACCTTCGGCGAGTACGCGAACCGCTGGTACGCGTCCCAGGACCTGGCCGCGTCGACCATGCAGAACTACAGGCGCCACATCGAGGAGCACCTGCTGCCCGAGTTCGAGGACAAGGCGCTCGCCGGCATCCTGCGCACGGACGTCGACCTGTGGGAGAAGAAGGAGAAGGCCGCCCTCTACGCGGCCTCCAGCGTCAAGACCTGGCGCTCGACCCTCCACCTGATCTTCGAGGACGCGATCGACGAGGGCCTGATCGCCTCGAACCCGGCGGCCAGGAGACGCGGGCGCGGAAAACGGGCCGGTCGTTCCCGAGACCGTGGACCGGAGAAGGTCGTCACCGACCCGCTCGGCATCCTGCTGACCGCGGAGCGGGCCGCTCTCCTGTCAGGCCGCGACGACGAGTTCGTCGCCGTCGTCCTCAAGGGCTACACCGGCATGCGGTGGGGCGAGATCGTCGGCTTGGAGACCGGCTTCGCCCGCCCGGGATCCGTACGCGTCGAATGGCAACTGTACGAACTCGACACGGGCGAGTTGGTGCGCTGCCCCCCGAAGGACGACAGCTACCGCACCATCGACGCGACGGACTGGTTGGCCGCCCTGGTCGCCAACCACGTCGCTCGTACGAAACCCGCGCCGTGCCCCTGCCATGGCAAGATCTACGTCTTCCGAGGACAAGGGGCGGCGCGTACGGGTGGTCACCAAGGCGCGAAGCTCGTCGACGTCGCTCGCCGGGCCGGCGTTTCGACAGGCTCCGTGTCCAACGCCCTCAACCACCCCGAGCGCGTCACCGAAGCCACGCGAGTGAAGGTCGAGCAAGCCATCGCGGACCTCGGCTTCGTGCGTGGTGGCGTCGTGCCGGAGCACGCCGCCCACTGGCGCAGGAACGGTTTCGCGACCTGGCTGTTCACGCCGGCGGTCTCCGGCTGGTACCCGAAGAAGGCACCACAGGAAGCCCGCCCCGTCCCGCTGCTCGGCGAGCCGTGGCCCGGCGTCCCGGCCCGAGGACGCGGAGCCAGCGACCGGGCCGACGCTTGCTGGCTCCCGATCGCCAAGGGCCTCACACCCCACGGCCTCCGCCACACCCACCGGACCGTGATGGAGGACCTCGGCACCGAGAAGGTTCTGATGGACGAACGCATGGGCCACATCGACGGCTCCGTCTCGGCACGCTACGCCCATGTCACCCCTGGCATGCGCAAGCGCCTTGTGCTGGGGCTGACCGAGCGGTGGGAGACGGCGCTCGATGCCCGGCTCGCAATGTGCCCGACGTCGCCGGTGCGCGTGCTCAACGAGCTTCTTCGCGCACGAGCGGTCGCACTCCGGTAG
- a CDS encoding GatB/YqeY domain-containing protein: protein MTSLKSKLHEDLTVAIKARDELRSATLRLTLSAVTKEEVSGRTARELSDDEVRKVIAREAKKRREAADAFAKGGRAAQAERELAEGELLAGYLPKPLTDDELESIVAEAVAEAKAGGAEGRSAMGAVMKIVTPRVDGRAEGGRVAGAVKRLLG, encoded by the coding sequence ATGACCAGCCTCAAGTCCAAGCTCCACGAAGACCTCACCGTCGCCATCAAGGCCCGCGACGAGCTGCGTTCCGCGACGCTCCGGCTCACCCTCTCCGCCGTCACGAAGGAGGAGGTCTCGGGCCGGACCGCGCGGGAGCTCAGCGACGACGAGGTGCGGAAGGTGATCGCCAGGGAGGCGAAGAAGCGCCGCGAGGCGGCCGACGCGTTCGCCAAGGGCGGCCGGGCCGCGCAGGCCGAGCGGGAGCTGGCCGAGGGTGAGCTGCTGGCCGGGTACCTGCCGAAGCCGCTGACGGACGACGAGCTGGAGTCGATCGTCGCGGAGGCCGTCGCGGAGGCGAAGGCCGGTGGCGCGGAGGGCCGCAGCGCCATGGGAGCCGTCATGAAGATCGTCACGCCGCGCGTGGACGGGCGGGCCGAGGGCGGGCGCGTCGCCGGTGCGGTGAAGCGCCTCCTCGGGTAA
- a CDS encoding WhiB family transcriptional regulator — MGWVTDWSAQAACRTTNPDELFVQGAAQNRAKAVCTGCPVRTECLADALDNHVEFGVWGGMTERERRALLRRRPTVMSWRRLLETARTEYERSAGLLPAGLEGDEVNFETFAAVS; from the coding sequence ATGGGCTGGGTTACCGACTGGAGTGCGCAGGCAGCCTGCCGCACTACCAATCCGGACGAACTATTCGTTCAAGGTGCAGCGCAGAACAGGGCCAAGGCGGTGTGCACCGGTTGCCCGGTGCGTACGGAGTGCCTGGCAGACGCGCTCGACAACCACGTCGAGTTCGGCGTATGGGGCGGAATGACCGAGCGGGAGCGCCGTGCGCTGCTGCGCAGGCGGCCGACGGTCATGTCGTGGCGGCGCCTGCTGGAGACGGCGCGCACGGAGTACGAGCGCAGCGCGGGCCTGCTGCCCGCCGGGCTCGAGGGTGACGAGGTGAACTTCGAGACGTTCGCGGCGGTCAGTTAG
- a CDS encoding transglycosylase domain-containing protein: MPKKRSGGGLSKTQQAAKFLGVSVLAGAVLAGIALPAFGSLGLAAKGTVTGFDELPANLKTPPLSQRTTILDADGGKIADVYSRDRTVVPLKDISPYMQKALVAIEDSRYYEHGAIDIKGVARALNQNAQSGGVAQGASTLTQQYVKNVFIEEAGNDPTKVAQATQQTLGRKVQELKYAIQVEDELGKKKILENYLNITFFGEQAYGVEAASELYFSKHAKDLDLEESALLAGLVQSPSQYDPINDEPTALKRRNTVLTRMEQVGDISQSEADKAIATPIKLKVKRPKSGCITAVKGAGFFCDYVRDTLLDDPTFGKTSQERADRWNTGGLTIKTTLDPKAQGSVQASIQNHVYKTDSVATAVTLVQPGTGKIVAMGQSRPYGFGTNETQLNLSTDHDMGGGNGFQSGSTFKPITAAAAIDSGTDPGTVESAPNKMNYPSPVQTCNSTWQNSTTDPATVENESKSEVGPMNMKEAMAKSVNTYFVQLISKLGVCPVTQMATKMGVQRADGKKLDQVPSLTLGTQLVSPLTMANAYATFANKGVYCSPVAVESITTTTGKSLPVPKSQCKQAMSEHTATVLNSLLKGVVEDGTGTLAGLSDRDNAGKTGTTDNLNAAWFVGYTSDMAGAVWVGGPTHNVSMRNITIGGQYHTQVQGADTPGPIWKDAMSGALAGTTSPPLPTINLPDMKKKDPKPGNPKGDTGGQAATGGDNGGDNGNNGDTAGAQDGGAGQNGGTGQDGGTTGDNGGGFGNFFGGGNGH, encoded by the coding sequence ATGCCAAAGAAGCGCTCGGGCGGAGGCCTGTCCAAGACCCAGCAGGCCGCCAAGTTCCTGGGAGTCAGCGTGCTCGCCGGCGCGGTGCTCGCCGGCATCGCCCTGCCGGCCTTCGGATCGCTGGGTCTCGCGGCCAAGGGGACGGTCACGGGATTCGACGAACTCCCCGCCAACCTCAAGACCCCGCCGTTGAGCCAGCGGACCACCATCCTCGACGCGGACGGCGGCAAGATCGCCGACGTCTACTCGCGCGACCGCACGGTGGTGCCGCTGAAGGACATCTCCCCGTACATGCAGAAGGCGCTCGTCGCCATCGAGGACTCGCGGTACTACGAGCACGGGGCGATCGACATCAAGGGCGTCGCCCGCGCACTCAACCAGAACGCGCAGTCCGGCGGCGTCGCGCAGGGCGCGTCGACGCTGACACAGCAGTACGTCAAGAACGTCTTCATCGAGGAGGCCGGCAACGACCCCACCAAGGTCGCGCAGGCCACCCAGCAGACCCTGGGCCGCAAGGTCCAGGAACTGAAGTACGCGATCCAGGTCGAGGACGAACTCGGCAAGAAGAAGATCCTTGAGAACTACCTGAACATCACGTTCTTCGGGGAGCAGGCGTACGGCGTCGAGGCGGCCTCCGAGCTGTACTTCTCGAAGCACGCCAAGGACCTGGATCTTGAGGAGTCGGCGCTGCTGGCCGGCCTCGTCCAGTCGCCCAGCCAGTACGACCCGATCAACGACGAACCGACCGCACTCAAGCGGCGCAACACCGTCCTCACGCGGATGGAGCAGGTCGGCGACATCTCGCAGTCCGAGGCGGACAAAGCGATCGCGACGCCGATCAAGCTCAAGGTGAAGCGCCCCAAGAGCGGCTGCATCACCGCCGTCAAGGGCGCGGGCTTCTTCTGCGACTACGTGCGCGACACCCTGCTGGACGACCCGACCTTCGGCAAGACGTCTCAGGAGCGCGCCGACCGCTGGAACACCGGCGGTCTGACGATCAAGACGACGCTCGACCCGAAGGCCCAGGGATCGGTCCAGGCCTCGATCCAGAACCACGTCTACAAGACGGACTCGGTCGCCACGGCCGTGACCCTTGTCCAGCCGGGCACCGGCAAGATCGTCGCGATGGGCCAGTCCCGCCCGTACGGCTTCGGGACCAACGAGACCCAGCTCAACCTCAGCACCGACCACGACATGGGCGGCGGCAACGGCTTCCAGTCCGGCTCCACGTTCAAGCCGATCACGGCCGCGGCCGCGATCGACAGCGGCACGGACCCCGGCACCGTCGAATCCGCGCCGAACAAGATGAACTACCCCTCGCCGGTGCAGACCTGCAACAGCACCTGGCAGAACAGCACGACGGACCCCGCGACCGTCGAGAACGAGTCGAAGTCCGAGGTCGGGCCGATGAACATGAAGGAGGCCATGGCCAAGTCGGTCAACACCTACTTCGTGCAGCTGATCAGCAAGCTCGGCGTCTGCCCGGTCACGCAGATGGCCACGAAGATGGGCGTGCAGCGCGCCGACGGCAAGAAGCTCGACCAGGTGCCCTCGCTCACCCTGGGCACGCAGCTCGTCTCGCCGCTGACGATGGCCAACGCGTACGCGACCTTCGCGAACAAGGGCGTCTACTGCTCCCCCGTCGCCGTGGAGTCGATCACGACGACGACCGGCAAGTCGCTTCCCGTGCCGAAGTCGCAGTGCAAGCAGGCGATGTCCGAGCACACCGCCACCGTCCTGAACTCCCTGCTGAAGGGCGTGGTCGAGGACGGTACGGGTACGCTCGCCGGCCTCAGCGACCGCGACAACGCGGGCAAGACCGGTACCACGGACAACCTCAACGCCGCCTGGTTCGTCGGCTACACGTCGGACATGGCGGGCGCGGTCTGGGTCGGTGGCCCGACGCACAACGTGTCGATGCGGAACATCACCATCGGCGGCCAGTACCACACGCAGGTCCAGGGCGCCGATACCCCGGGACCGATCTGGAAGGACGCGATGAGCGGGGCGCTGGCGGGCACGACGTCGCCGCCGCTGCCCACGATCAACCTTCCCGACATGAAGAAGAAGGACCCGAAGCCCGGGAACCCCAAGGGTGACACCGGCGGCCAGGCCGCCACCGGCGGGGACAACGGCGGGGACAACGGCAACAACGGCGACACCGCGGGTGCGCAGGACGGCGGCGCCGGCCAGAACGGCGGGACCGGCCAGGACGGCGGGACCACCGGCGACAACGGCGGCGGGTTCGGCAACTTCTTCGGCGGCGGCAACGGCCACTGA
- a CDS encoding plasmid mobilization relaxosome protein MobC, whose product MNDAEYERFTEAAAHCEMSNAAFLAYSVDKAARDLTRTAAEIATEREVIDELFAARRHLGRIHGLFNQVAKAINSGADTPQLDAAARAVRSAARRTEDAADALLAYRNGDVAT is encoded by the coding sequence ATGAACGACGCCGAGTACGAGCGCTTCACCGAAGCAGCCGCCCATTGTGAGATGTCCAACGCCGCCTTCCTCGCCTACTCCGTCGACAAGGCCGCCCGCGACTTGACCCGTACCGCCGCCGAGATCGCCACCGAACGGGAGGTCATCGACGAACTGTTCGCCGCCCGCCGACACCTGGGCCGCATCCACGGCCTGTTCAACCAGGTCGCCAAGGCCATCAACTCCGGCGCCGACACACCCCAGCTCGACGCCGCCGCCCGCGCTGTCCGCAGCGCGGCCCGCCGTACGGAGGACGCGGCCGACGCCCTGCTCGCTTACCGAAACGGTGACGTCGCCACGTGA
- a CDS encoding ArsA family ATPase: protein MSRLQVVSGKGGTGKTTVAAALALSLATEGKRALLVEVEGRQGIAQLFETEALPYEERKIAVASGGGEVFALAIDAERALLDYLQMFYKLGSAGRALNRIGAIDFATTIAPGVRDVLLTGKACEAVRRRDRNGRFAYDYVVMDAPPTGRITRFLNVNYEVAGLAKIGPIHNQAQAVMRVLRSRETAVHLVTQLEEMPVQETADGIAELRAAELPVGNVIVNMVRPHLLDEAAVRAASCDRRKEVTKVLASAGLAAPTKLVGPLLDQASEHAQRVELEREQRAVLERVGVPTYELPLLGEGMDLAGLYQLARELRQLGKAFA, encoded by the coding sequence GTGAGCAGGCTCCAGGTCGTCAGCGGCAAGGGCGGCACCGGTAAGACGACGGTGGCCGCCGCTCTCGCGCTCTCCCTCGCGACAGAGGGCAAGCGCGCCCTCCTCGTCGAGGTCGAGGGCAGGCAGGGCATCGCGCAGCTCTTCGAAACGGAGGCGCTGCCCTACGAGGAACGGAAGATCGCCGTCGCGTCCGGCGGCGGCGAGGTATTCGCGCTGGCCATCGACGCGGAGCGGGCGCTGCTCGACTACCTCCAGATGTTCTACAAGCTGGGCAGCGCCGGGCGCGCGCTGAACCGGATCGGCGCGATCGACTTCGCGACGACCATCGCCCCCGGTGTGCGGGACGTCCTGCTGACCGGCAAGGCGTGCGAGGCCGTACGGCGGCGCGACCGCAACGGCCGGTTCGCGTACGACTACGTGGTGATGGACGCGCCCCCCACCGGCCGCATCACCCGCTTCCTCAATGTGAACTACGAGGTGGCGGGGCTCGCGAAGATCGGCCCCATACACAATCAGGCGCAGGCCGTGATGCGTGTCCTCAGGTCGCGCGAGACCGCGGTGCACCTCGTGACGCAGCTGGAGGAGATGCCCGTCCAGGAGACGGCGGACGGCATCGCCGAGCTGCGCGCGGCGGAGCTTCCGGTGGGCAACGTGATCGTCAACATGGTCCGCCCGCACCTGCTGGACGAGGCGGCGGTACGGGCCGCCTCCTGCGACCGCCGCAAGGAGGTCACCAAGGTGCTGGCGTCGGCGGGGCTCGCCGCGCCGACGAAGCTCGTGGGCCCGCTGCTCGACCAGGCCTCCGAGCACGCGCAGCGTGTGGAACTGGAGCGTGAGCAGCGCGCCGTACTGGAGAGGGTCGGCGTGCCCACGTACGAACTGCCCCTGCTGGGTGAGGGCATGGATCTCGCCGGGCTCTACCAGCTGGCCAGGGAGCTTCGACAGCTCGGGAAGGCTTTCGCATGA
- a CDS encoding ArsA family ATPase, translating into MSKAQEPGGTDNGSGSGSGSGRATGAGTGTGTGHGRRREDGPPARAGLPSDTPALDVDALLDDPATRIIVCCGSGGVGKTTTAAALGVRAAERGRKVVVLTIDPARRLAQSMGIDSLDNTPRQVKGVEGPGELHAMMLDMKRTFDEIVESHADKARARAILENPFYQSLSAGFAGTQEYMAMEKLGQLRARDEWDLIVVDTPPSRSALDFLDAPKRLGSFLDGKFIRVLMAPAKVGGRAGMKFLNVGMTMMTGTLGKLLGGQFLNDVQTFVAAMDTMFGGFRTRADATYRLLQAPGTAFLVVAAPERDALREAAYFVSRLAAERMPLAGLVLNRVHDSGARRLSADRARAAAENLEESGIVDQEAGNGVRGATPRSATSSAGTPRDDSSPEAAGPSENPESPDPSPTDSTDSPGSSDSPAVDSVTSVEQLTAGLLRLHADRMHVIAREQRTRDRFTALHPEVAVIAVPALPGDVHDLVGLRSVGDRLAAGDTSE; encoded by the coding sequence ATGAGCAAGGCCCAGGAGCCCGGCGGCACGGACAACGGCAGCGGCAGCGGCAGCGGCAGCGGCAGGGCGACCGGTGCCGGCACCGGCACCGGCACCGGGCACGGTCGTCGCCGGGAGGACGGTCCCCCGGCGCGGGCCGGGCTGCCGTCGGACACGCCCGCGCTCGACGTGGACGCCCTGCTGGACGACCCCGCGACCCGCATCATCGTCTGCTGCGGCTCCGGCGGCGTCGGCAAGACGACGACGGCCGCGGCGCTCGGCGTACGGGCGGCGGAGCGCGGACGCAAGGTGGTCGTCCTGACGATCGACCCGGCGCGGCGGCTCGCGCAGTCCATGGGGATCGACTCGCTCGACAACACCCCGCGCCAGGTCAAGGGGGTCGAGGGCCCCGGCGAACTGCACGCGATGATGCTGGACATGAAGCGGACGTTCGACGAGATCGTCGAGTCGCACGCGGACAAGGCGCGGGCGCGCGCGATCCTGGAGAACCCCTTCTACCAGTCCCTGTCGGCCGGGTTCGCCGGTACGCAGGAGTACATGGCCATGGAGAAGCTGGGCCAGCTGCGGGCCCGCGACGAGTGGGACCTGATCGTCGTGGACACCCCGCCGTCGCGCTCCGCCCTCGATTTCCTGGACGCGCCGAAGCGCCTCGGGTCGTTCCTGGACGGGAAGTTCATCCGGGTGCTGATGGCCCCCGCGAAGGTCGGCGGGCGCGCGGGGATGAAGTTCCTCAACGTCGGCATGACGATGATGACCGGCACCCTGGGCAAACTGCTCGGCGGGCAGTTCCTCAACGACGTGCAGACGTTCGTGGCCGCGATGGACACGATGTTCGGCGGCTTCCGCACCCGCGCGGACGCGACGTACCGGCTGCTCCAGGCGCCGGGCACGGCCTTCCTCGTGGTGGCGGCGCCCGAGCGGGACGCGCTGCGTGAAGCGGCCTATTTCGTCAGCCGGTTGGCGGCGGAGCGGATGCCGCTGGCGGGACTGGTCCTCAACCGGGTGCATGACAGCGGCGCGCGCCGGCTGTCGGCGGACCGGGCGCGGGCCGCCGCGGAAAATCTTGAAGAGTCCGGCATTGTGGATCAGGAGGCCGGGAATGGTGTCCGTGGCGCCACTCCCCGTAGCGCGACAAGCAGTGCGGGCACCCCGCGCGATGACTCCTCTCCCGAGGCCGCCGGGCCGTCCGAGAACCCCGAATCCCCGGACCCGAGCCCAACCGATTCAACCGATTCGCCGGGTAGTTCCGATTCACCGGCGGTCGACTCTGTCACAAGTGTGGAACAGCTGACAGCCGGTCTGCTGCGGCTCCACGCGGACCGCATGCACGTGATCGCGCGCGAGCAGCGCACACGGGACCGCTTCACGGCACTCCACCCTGAGGTGGCGGTGATCGCCGTCCCGGCACTGCCCGGAGACGTGCACGACCTGGTCGGACTCAGGTCCGTGGGGGACCGCCTGGCGGCGGGTGACACGTCGGAGTGA
- a CDS encoding ATP-binding protein: MNATATREPHRVGPLADRLNGILASRGIDLATAADEAHAEPVTALELADARIPARYRRALADRPKVTAWADQIAHAGRPGPGGPGIAKGPSLLIAGPTGTGKTYQAYGAIRALLARGVRLRWEATTTADLHARLRPRVGRDAERDLRSLARCPLLLLDDLGAAKASEWTEELTYRLINHRYEHMLPTLITTNLPTDQLRSALGDRVASRLAEMTDRVVLDGTDRRRSTASAA, from the coding sequence CTGAACGCCACCGCCACCCGCGAGCCCCACCGGGTCGGTCCACTCGCCGACCGGCTCAACGGCATCCTGGCCAGCCGCGGCATCGACCTCGCTACCGCCGCCGACGAGGCGCATGCGGAACCCGTCACCGCGCTCGAACTCGCCGACGCGAGGATCCCCGCCCGCTACCGCCGGGCCTTGGCCGACCGCCCAAAGGTCACCGCTTGGGCCGACCAGATCGCCCATGCCGGGCGCCCCGGCCCCGGCGGGCCCGGCATCGCCAAAGGTCCGTCCCTACTGATCGCCGGCCCCACCGGGACCGGCAAGACGTACCAGGCGTACGGCGCCATCCGAGCTCTCCTCGCCCGAGGGGTCCGCCTGCGCTGGGAGGCGACGACCACCGCGGACCTCCACGCGCGCCTGCGTCCCCGTGTCGGCCGCGACGCCGAACGTGACCTGCGGAGTTTGGCACGCTGCCCGCTGCTGCTCCTGGACGACCTCGGGGCGGCCAAAGCCAGCGAGTGGACCGAGGAGCTGACGTACCGGCTCATCAACCACCGGTACGAGCACATGCTCCCCACCCTCATCACCACCAACCTCCCCACCGATCAGCTACGCAGCGCCCTCGGTGACCGCGTCGCCTCCCGCCTCGCCGAGATGACCGACCGAGTCGTCCTCGACGGCACTGATCGACGCCGCAGCACAGCGTCCGCCGCCTGA
- a CDS encoding DUF4177 domain-containing protein, whose translation MTKWEYATVPLLVHATKQILDTWGEDGWELVQVVPGPNNPEQLVAYLKREKGA comes from the coding sequence ATGACCAAGTGGGAATACGCCACCGTGCCGCTTCTCGTGCACGCGACCAAGCAGATCCTGGACACCTGGGGCGAGGACGGCTGGGAGCTCGTCCAGGTCGTGCCGGGCCCCAACAACCCCGAGCAGCTCGTGGCCTACCTGAAGCGGGAGAAGGGCGCGTGA
- a CDS encoding metallophosphoesterase has product MRARYGVPLSIAAAGAAGVAYAAGFEVRSFRLRRVTVPILPRGMRDLRVLQVSDIHMVRGQRKKSRWLQSLAGLRPDFVVNTGDNLSDPEAVPEVLDALGPLMEFPGVYVFGSNDYYGPKLRNPARYLFEKAQGKHGLNGNAPAVQALHNPWQPMRDAFDAAGWTNLSNTRGRLKLDRYELAFTGLDDPHIKRDRYEQVAGGPEADADVSIGVVHAPYLRVLDSFTADGYPLVLAGHTHGGQLVVPFYGALVTNCDLDTDRVKGLSTHRSAGHTSYLHVSAGCGTNRYTPVRFACPPEATLLTLTARAA; this is encoded by the coding sequence ATGCGCGCACGCTACGGAGTCCCCTTGTCCATCGCGGCGGCCGGCGCGGCAGGCGTCGCCTATGCCGCCGGGTTCGAAGTCCGCTCGTTCAGACTGCGCCGGGTGACCGTGCCCATCCTCCCGCGTGGCATGCGTGACCTGCGGGTTCTCCAGGTCTCCGACATCCACATGGTGCGGGGCCAGCGCAAGAAGAGCCGCTGGCTCCAGTCGCTGGCGGGCCTGCGCCCCGACTTCGTCGTCAACACCGGCGACAACCTGTCCGACCCGGAGGCCGTACCGGAGGTGCTGGACGCGCTGGGCCCCCTGATGGAGTTCCCGGGTGTGTACGTCTTCGGCTCCAACGACTACTACGGGCCGAAGCTGCGCAACCCGGCGCGCTACCTCTTCGAGAAGGCGCAGGGCAAGCACGGGCTCAACGGCAACGCACCCGCCGTCCAAGCCCTGCACAACCCCTGGCAGCCCATGCGGGACGCCTTCGACGCGGCGGGCTGGACCAACCTCTCCAACACCCGCGGCCGGCTCAAGCTGGACCGCTACGAACTGGCCTTCACCGGCCTCGACGACCCGCACATCAAGCGGGACAGGTACGAGCAGGTCGCCGGCGGCCCCGAAGCGGACGCGGACGTCTCTATCGGCGTCGTACACGCCCCCTACCTGCGCGTACTGGACTCGTTCACGGCGGACGGCTACCCGCTGGTCCTCGCGGGCCACACGCACGGCGGCCAGCTGGTCGTCCCCTTCTACGGCGCGCTGGTCACCAACTGCGACCTGGACACGGACCGCGTGAAGGGCCTCTCGACCCACCGCTCGGCGGGCCACACCTCCTACCTCCACGTCTCGGCGGGCTGCGGCACCAACCGCTACACCCCGGTCCGCTTCGCCTGCCCCCCGGAAGCCACCCTGCTGACGCTGACGGCCAGGGCCGCCTGA